The following coding sequences lie in one Synechococcus sp. PCC 7336 genomic window:
- a CDS encoding phycobiliprotein lyase, whose protein sequence is MGILQSLDIEAFLHQSVGEWMSQQTSHQVAFRRYESGQSTLEIEWVRADAPEAIAACEQHGLNPAIALGGLSTTWRGRLGQETVERTERNLLILLPDRDNPRQGKLVYQLNGDRQSSVRGTYSLGSDEALTLITIDKETSLQERIWFASENLRLRSAVCKQQGGFSTASLNSDIRRLSRS, encoded by the coding sequence ATGGGAATTCTGCAATCGCTCGATATTGAAGCATTTTTGCACCAGAGTGTTGGTGAATGGATGTCGCAACAGACGAGCCATCAAGTGGCCTTTCGTCGCTACGAAAGTGGTCAATCCACCCTCGAGATCGAATGGGTGAGGGCCGATGCTCCCGAGGCGATTGCTGCCTGCGAGCAGCACGGCCTCAATCCTGCGATTGCCTTGGGCGGTCTCAGCACTACCTGGAGGGGGCGCCTGGGGCAAGAAACTGTCGAACGCACCGAACGCAACCTTCTCATCCTCCTGCCCGATCGCGATAATCCCAGACAGGGCAAGCTGGTATACCAATTGAATGGCGATCGACAATCTTCTGTACGGGGCACTTACTCTCTCGGCAGCGACGAAGCGCTTACCCTGATTACAATCGACAAAGAGACCTCATTGCAAGAACGGATTTGGTTTGCCAGCGAGAATCTGCGCTTGCGCTCGGCAGTCTGCAAGCAACAGGGCGGCTTCAGCACTGCTTCGCTCAATTCTGACATTCGCCGCTTGTCCCGCTCCTAG
- a CDS encoding sugar transferase, which translates to MVDLVGASVGLIVLLLLFVPIAVAIGLDSPGPIIFRQKRYGLHGQPFQVLKFRSMVDGADACKCEVENEANGPIFKNRNDPRVTRVGRFLRSKSLDELPQFWNILMGEMSLVGTRPPTEDEILQYGDRHWQRLNVKPGLTGEWQVCGRSSVDNFEDILDLDLAYQAKWTPIYDLQVLWQTVLAVLFGKGAW; encoded by the coding sequence ATGGTCGATCTTGTCGGGGCTTCAGTCGGCTTGATTGTTTTGTTGCTGCTCTTTGTGCCGATCGCTGTGGCGATCGGCTTAGATAGTCCGGGTCCTATTATCTTTAGGCAAAAGCGGTACGGTTTGCACGGACAGCCTTTTCAAGTTTTGAAGTTCCGCTCGATGGTAGATGGGGCAGATGCTTGCAAGTGCGAGGTTGAGAATGAAGCCAACGGACCGATTTTTAAAAACCGCAACGATCCTAGAGTGACTCGCGTCGGCCGCTTCCTACGCTCCAAAAGTCTGGACGAATTGCCTCAGTTTTGGAATATTTTGATGGGGGAAATGAGTCTGGTGGGAACTCGCCCGCCGACGGAAGACGAGATTCTGCAATACGGCGATCGCCATTGGCAGCGTTTGAATGTCAAACCTGGCTTGACGGGAGAATGGCAGGTCTGTGGCCGCTCCTCAGTCGATAACTTTGAAGATATTCTCGATCTCGACTTGGCCTATCAGGCGAAATGGACGCCGATCTACGATTTACAGGTGCTCTGGCAGACCGTCCTCGCCGTCCTCTTCGGCAAAGGGGCATGGTAA
- a CDS encoding class I SAM-dependent methyltransferase, which translates to MQVVPNFADLASHSFEENAYKAIQWSKNYFGVLHKLTSSRASRFLADVTELPQQFLGGQASSSPQKAAAKVSDSTLQLVRQRYEQLLAVDYRDAEAGYYPKSLLFDLPWLDFARTYPLVWLDLLSIRDRISRKQHQEFSPDIDTEGYPQYYLQNFHHQTDGYLSDRSAELYDLQVELLFGGSADAMRRRIIRPIVEIAGTKPDKFTRILDLACGTGRTLRMLRAAFPSAQLFGTDLSPAYLRKANQLLSERPGELPQLLQANAEALPYADATFDLVTSVFLFHELPGNARQNALNETSRVLKPGGTIAICDSIQLGDSPELLESMENFASTFHEPYYRDYIRDDLGDRLQAANCEVLNVSTHFVSRYTLARKLA; encoded by the coding sequence ATGCAAGTCGTTCCCAACTTTGCCGATCTAGCCTCTCATTCATTCGAAGAAAACGCTTACAAAGCCATCCAGTGGAGTAAGAACTACTTCGGAGTCTTGCACAAGTTAACCTCCTCGCGCGCCAGCCGCTTCCTCGCAGACGTCACCGAGTTACCGCAGCAATTTTTAGGCGGACAAGCCTCTTCCTCTCCACAGAAGGCTGCCGCAAAGGTGAGTGACTCCACACTCCAGTTGGTACGGCAGCGTTACGAACAACTTTTAGCGGTAGACTATCGAGATGCAGAGGCGGGCTATTATCCCAAATCGCTGCTGTTCGATCTCCCTTGGCTCGACTTTGCCCGCACTTACCCCCTAGTCTGGCTCGATCTCCTCTCTATCCGCGATCGCATCAGCCGCAAGCAACACCAAGAGTTCTCTCCCGACATCGATACTGAAGGTTACCCTCAGTACTACCTGCAAAACTTCCACCACCAAACCGACGGGTATCTCAGCGATCGCTCGGCAGAGCTATACGATCTGCAAGTGGAATTACTCTTCGGCGGCAGTGCCGACGCCATGCGTCGCCGCATCATTCGTCCCATTGTCGAAATCGCAGGCACGAAACCTGACAAATTTACCCGCATCCTCGATCTGGCCTGCGGCACCGGTCGCACCCTGCGCATGTTGCGTGCTGCCTTCCCCTCTGCTCAACTGTTCGGCACCGACCTCTCTCCGGCCTACTTGCGCAAAGCCAATCAGCTCTTGAGCGAACGTCCCGGCGAATTGCCCCAACTGCTGCAAGCGAACGCAGAAGCCTTGCCCTACGCCGACGCCACTTTCGATCTCGTCACCAGTGTCTTTCTATTCCACGAACTTCCCGGCAATGCTCGCCAAAACGCTCTTAACGAAACCAGTCGCGTCCTCAAACCGGGGGGTACGATCGCTATCTGTGACTCTATCCAACTGGGAGACTCCCCCGAACTGCTGGAATCGATGGAAAACTTTGCCAGCACCTTCCACGAGCCCTACTATCGCGACTATATTCGCGACGATTTAGGCGATCGCCTGCAGGCGGCTAACTGCGAGGTGTTAAATGTTAGCACCCACTTTGTGAGTCGTTATACCCTAGCTCGCAAGTTAGCCTAG
- a CDS encoding RNA methyltransferase has protein sequence MDTPAILTSTRNPWIRQLRQLHWAKGRREQAVFLAEGTHLLQEAIATQWPIDAVCFTPQWSERHPHLKAQIPAGVRQQLVGDAVLAAIATTQTPDGVVALCQHRAIAKPAIPSLGLALASLQDPGNLGMSIRTAVAAGADGLWLSSDSVDPEHPKVLRASAGQWFRQPPEIVHLPSWLNTCQGEGVQLLAAAAETATRTAVSFWQLDLTQPTLFLLGNEGAGLSDELLAIADAAVDIPMAAGVESLNVGVAGALLLYEAKRQRMSRDRSIHRSNSPARE, from the coding sequence GTGGATACCCCTGCCATTTTGACCAGCACCCGCAACCCTTGGATAAGGCAGTTGCGCCAACTCCACTGGGCCAAAGGGCGACGGGAACAGGCTGTCTTTTTGGCGGAGGGGACCCATTTATTGCAAGAGGCGATCGCCACCCAATGGCCGATCGACGCCGTCTGTTTTACGCCCCAGTGGTCGGAGCGCCACCCTCATTTGAAGGCACAAATCCCGGCGGGAGTCAGGCAGCAGTTGGTGGGAGACGCGGTGTTGGCGGCGATCGCCACCACCCAAACCCCCGATGGCGTCGTCGCCCTTTGCCAACATCGCGCCATCGCCAAGCCTGCGATCCCGAGCTTGGGGTTGGCCCTCGCCAGCCTGCAAGATCCCGGCAATTTGGGGATGTCGATCCGAACGGCAGTGGCGGCAGGTGCGGATGGTCTTTGGCTGAGTTCGGATAGTGTCGATCCAGAGCATCCCAAGGTATTGAGGGCATCTGCCGGTCAGTGGTTTCGCCAGCCCCCCGAGATTGTCCACTTGCCCAGTTGGCTGAATACCTGTCAGGGAGAGGGAGTACAGTTGTTGGCGGCGGCAGCAGAGACGGCCACTCGCACGGCTGTCTCGTTTTGGCAATTAGATTTGACGCAACCGACGCTGTTTTTATTGGGGAATGAAGGGGCTGGGTTGTCGGACGAGCTGTTGGCGATCGCAGATGCGGCGGTTGACATTCCGATGGCGGCCGGAGTGGAGTCTCTCAATGTGGGGGTGGCTGGGGCGCTGTTGCTGTACGAGGCCAAACGGCAGAGAATGTCTCGGGACCGCTCAATACATCGATCGAATAGCCCCGCTCGGGAGTGA